The sequence GTTGCAGTGCGCTTGGTAAGTGAGCGTGAAAGCGAAATCCGTGCGTTTATTCCGGAAGAGTACTGGGAAGTGAAGGCGCAGCTGGATACCGCAAAAGGCGAGCGCGCCAAGTACGAAGTGAAGCGCTTTAAAGACGAAGCGTTCAAGCCTGTGAACGAAGCACAGGCGATGGCGGCCAAGTCTGCTCTTGAGAGCGCCGCGTACCAGGTTACCGAGCGCGAAGACAAACCGACAAAATCCAACCCGTCTGCGCCGTTTATCACGTCAACATTGCAGCAGGCAGCCTCAACCCGCTTGGGTTACGGGGTGAAAAAAACCATGATGATGGCGCAACGTCTCTACGAGGCGGGCTACATCACTTACATGCGTACGGATTCCACCAATCTCAGCAAAGAGGCAGTCGAAAACTGTCGCACATTTATTCAGCAAGAGTATGGCGATCGCTATTTGCCGAAAGCGCCGAATGTGTACTCGAGCAAAGAAGGGGCTCAGGAGGCGCACGAAGCCATACGACCTTCCGACGTTACCACCCGACCCAACCAGTTGAGCGGTATGGAGCGGGATGCTGAGCGCCTCTACAACCTGATCTGGCAGCAATTCGTGGCGTGTCAGATGACACCTGCAGAATTTACCTCCAGTTCGCTGAAAGTCTCTGCAGGTGATTATGAGTTGCGCGCACGCGGCCGGGTGATTCGCTTCGACGGCTTTATGAAAGTTATGCCCCCAGTGTCGCGCAAAGAGGAAGATACCTTGCTGCCGGATGTAAAAGTGGGGGACAACCTCGACCTGCATGAAATTCTCGCATCGCAACATTTCACCAAGCCGCCCGCGCGCTACACCGAAGCTGCACTGGTGAAAGAGCTGGAAAAGCGCGGCATCGGTCGTCCATCCACCTATGCGAGCATTATTTCGACCATCCAGGATCGCGGTTACGTTCATGTTGAGAACAAGCGGTTTTATGCGAATAAGATGGGCGATATCGTTACCGAACGGTTGATCGAAAGTTTCAGTGATTTGATGGACTATGGTTTTACGGCCAACATGGAAGCCGCACTGGATACCGTAGCCGAAGGCGACAAAGACTGGCTGGATCTGCTCAACGAATTTTACGCCGACTTCACAGTGAAGCTCGAGATGGCGCAAAATAGCACTGCTGGCATGCGTCGTAACGAACCGGTCGAAACGGATATCGATTGTGGAAATTGCGGTCGTAAAATGCAGATCCGCACAGGTAGTACCGGGGTTTTCCTGGGGTGTTCCGGTTATGCGCTGCCGCCGAAAGAGCGCTGCAAGAACACAATGAATCTCGTGTCCGGCGACGAAGCCGTCAATATCGATGAAGATGAGGATGCGGAATCCCGGCAGCTGCGCCAGAAGCGCCGCTGCAAAATCTGTAATACGGCGATGGACAGCTACCTGCTCGACGAGCAGCGCAAGCTTCACATCTGTGGTCGCAATCCGGACTGTGATGGCTACGAGGTGGAGCAGGGCGTGTTCAAGATCAAAGGCTATGACGGTCCATTGATCGAGTGTGACAAGTGCGGCAGCGATATGCAATTGAAGTCGGGGCGATTCGGCAAATACTTCGGTTGTACCAATGATGAATGCAAAAACACCCGTAAGCTGTTGCGCAACGGCGAAGCGGCGCCACCCAAAATGGACCCAGTGGACATGCCAGAGCTGGCGTGTGAAAAAGTGGAAGATCACTATGTACTGCGCGACGGTGCCAGCGGCCTCTTTCTCGCGGCAAGTCAGTTTCCAAAAAACCGGGAAACGCGCGCACCGTACATCAAAGAGTTGTTGCCGCACAAAGACGAAATCGACCCCAAATACGCGTTTCTATTTAAGGCGCCTACGCAGGACGATAACGGGAATGACACCTTGGTGCGCTACAGTCGCAAAACCAAGGAGCAATACGTGCAGTCCGAAGTTGAAGGCAAGGCAACCGGTTGGAAAGCGTTTTATGACGGGGGTAAATGGCAGGTAAGCGGCACCGCTAAACCTACCAAGGCGACGCCAAAGGCCAAAGCCACCCGCAAGAAAAAGTCATAGGTGCCACCATTGGCCGACAATTTGGCAGTGCGCGTCAACGAACACCTCTTGTTTGCGCAGTTGTTGCTGGCTGATGGGGAGCGCTCTGCCTGTGTCGACGGCGCGCATCCGCAAACGCAGCGCGCCTATCTCCAGGCGGTGATCATCCAACTCGATCTGGCTTTGGCGTGCTACTGCGGAGAAATTTTGGGTGCAACGCCATCGTCTGATATTTTGCGTACTTCAGTGACGCATATCGATGACTCGGGTGGAGACTCCCGCTTGGTGGAGCTGCGAGAACTCCACCGGAGTCACGACTCCTGGCTTGCACAATTGTGCCGTTTCAACGATCAGATCAGGCAGGGGCAAGTGGCCAGCCCATCTCGAGAGCAGGAGGTTTCTGCTAACTTGATTGCAGTAAGTGCTGAGACTGGCGATTTCTGGTCCGAAGGCAGTTTTGATGTGATCGAGCATATTCGCGACAGTTTGGATAGATTCATCGCCAACCAGCGAGATCTCGCCCAAGAGTACTAACAATAGATGCGTGTTCTCGTGTCATAAATCCCCAAATGGCGCGACTGCGTGTTATTCGTCGGCGTGAGGTGTTACACTGGAAACCGAACCAAACGCTATAGAATTTACGGTAACGCATGTCCTCACTTTACGAAATTGTCGAATTGGAAAATGGTGAAATCGCTCTTCAGCGTGTCGATGAAGGGGGAGAGCCGCTGGTTTGCATTCGCTTTTCTGAAGAGTCTCTGTATTTTCTGAACGATGCTCGTTTTGAAATTGCCAAAGCGATGATCGAAGCTGGCCTGGACGCCGCCAGTGATATTCAGGAACAGCATGACCAGCCAGATATTTCAGACGAAAACGACATGGAACATTCGTCGACTTTGCACTGAACGTCGCTCTTTTCTCTTTGTCTAAGCAATTTGCACAGGCGCGTAACGATAGTGTCACAGGAGTGTTGCTATAGTTAGCTCAGTGCAGAACAAAAGCAATGACAAAAAAAGGAGCTATATATGCACGATTATGTCGAAGACCTGCTCGGTGAGAGCGAGTCCATGGAGCTGGATGATTATTACAGCGATGCCATGGAAGCGGATATCCACGAAGAAGATGAACTGGACGAGTGCGCTTGTTTTTAAACGCACTCTTACCAAAAAAACAACGCTTATTTCTCTCGCTAGTCCTCTCTAAACTCTTCCTGACGTTCCTCTCAACTCAACACATCTCTATATATTTTTAATTGCGATAATGAAGGGCTTGTCACATCGCAATTACAATCCCTAGTCGATAATTGTGGAAGAACTCTACCACTTTGGGTGTCGGCCTTTGATTTGCGATCATGATGAGTTAGCACAAGCCGTAATGTTCTTTGGAGAAAACGGATTTATCGCCAAAGAAATGCTCTATACCGAATTCGAAGCACTGCTCGACGGTTACGTTTTGTCGCACGATTGGCAAAACCGTCAGGCGCGTGCCGTATTTGTCGAAATTGATGCGCGTTACCGCATTAAAACAGCAATTTTTTTTCGCATCGATTTCAACGCAAAAGGGGAGGTTGATGCGAGCTGGAATGTGCCCCTGCGCCAACTTACTGATAACGCATTGCGCGGCCCGGACCTGGGCGCTGGTCCGATTCGGTTGGTCTGTGCCAGCCAGTGTCCGATTAAGTATTTCCAGTCGGCCTTGTGGGATCCAAAGCTTACTGCTGCTGCCAATCAATTGGGCGCATTGAAAAAGGCTGCGACGCGGAACCGTCTTGGTATTCAGTTTCGTGACGACCCCGATATGGAGGCCCTTCCCAGTGGCGGCGAGACGGTGAACGCGGAACAGCTTCATCGCCAGCTGAGTGACGAAATACGCTCGGAATATGCGAAAGAGCTGCGCAACCAGATGGCGCTCATGCTCAAAGACCAGCGCCTTCGAAACTCAACGCTGGCGCGTGAAAGCGAGGATTCCATCGCTGTTCTAAAGCGGGCTCACAGCGAACAAATTGAAGATTACCGCGCTATTATTGAGGAAAAAAACCGGGCTCTCACCGAAGAGCAGGCTCGCAACCTTGAGTTAAAAGAAACAATCGACGGGCAGGCTAAAAAGATAGAAGGACTGCGGGAGTATTTTGAGCACAAGCTGGAAAAAGTAGAAGGCGAGGGCACATCGCTGGTCAATACGCTCCGCGAGAACCATCAAACAGAAATAGACGCAAAAATTTCCGCTGCAACTGCTGAGTTGAAAGATCTGTTGCGAATGCGCGAAGTAGAGCTGGTGAATCGTGTCGAGGAAGAAAGTCTTTTGCGCGATGAGATAGCCCGTTTACGCACCCAAAATCAGCTGCTCGTAAGCCATGGCGGCGATGATATCCTCGGGCATATGGTTGGTGCAGGCATTAGTTTCGTGAGTTATCAGCCCGGTGCCGGTCATATCACTATTCCTGTCGCGGATATACCCCGGTACATGGAAAACGCCTCTGCTTATGCCGCGGAGCAGTGTGGGGTTTCTGAGGAGCGTTACCTCGCCTGGCTTGAGCACTACCAGGCTCCGGTCTGCAGCGCAGTTGACGAAAATGGTAGTATGTGTGGTGACAATATTGCTCGCACCGCCAATCCTGCCGATTTCCACTGTGGGGATCAGGACCGTTGCACCGCCCACAAAGATATCAATGGCAATCAAACCCTCAAGTACGCTGGCAGCTAACCTAAAGTCCGTTTTATCAGGCGACTCTCTATTACCTTTGTTGCGCACCACACCTATTGAGCGTATTTCCACGCCCGCCAGTACGGATGCCATGTTGGAAGTATCCATGGTACGGCTGGATGCGCTCTGTCCCTATCTCGGCGGCAACAAAATCTTTAAGCTCTGGGGGTACCTGCGACACTATCTTGCGAGTGGCGAAACGCGGCCTATCGCAAGTTTTGGTGGCGCTTACTCCAATCACCTGCACGCACTGGCCTATGCGTGTCACTTTCTCGGCGTACCCATGGTGGCCTATGTGCGCGGGGAGCGGTGTAATGATTTATCGCCAACACTTGCAGATCTCGAGGCGTTGAATGTTGTGCTAAAGTTTGTCAGTCGCGCACAGTATCGTGCCAAACAAGATGCCGAGTGGCGACGTTTGCAAGGTGACTACTTCTGGGTGGAAGAGGGTGGCGGCGGAGATCTGGGCACCTTGGGTGCGGCGGAGTTAGGGCGTTTCCTGCGTAGCGAGCTGACATACGAGCCAGGTGCTACTTTGTCGGTAATGCTTGCATGCGGCACTGCGACGACTCTGGCCGGAGTGCTCAAGGGGATGTCCGGCGGTGCCCGCGAAAATATTAGCGTCGTCGGCGTGAGCGCGCTAAAAAACGCTGAGCATGGGTTAGTCAGGCAGGTGGAATCGTTGCTAGGAAATGTAGACCCTTTGATCAACTGGCGTATTGAAGGGAGCTTTCATTGTGGTGGGTTTGGTCGCTTGCCTGATTATTTAGCAGACTTTGTTCAAAATTTTGAAACGGAAAACCGTATAAAGCTCGATCCCATCTATACCGCTAAGCTATTGTTCGCCCTGGATACGCTTGCAGCCCAGGACGTCTGGCCAGGCGGAACAAAGATTACTGTAGTACATTCCGGAGGGTTGCAAGGCCGCCGGGGTTTCCAGTTGTAAGAGTTAACAATAATGATATTTTCCAGTGGTGCCTCTGTACACGAACCCTACTATGTCAGTGAAGCCAGTACTGATACATTGCACGCGCAGGCGGTTGCCTCCGCGGGTACATTGGTGCCGCTCAATGCATTACAGCCACGGTTTTTAGCCGATTTGGCCCCCCACATTGCAGTACAGGCCTTGTCAGCAGGCGACCTGTTGTTTGCCGAAGGCACAGTTGACCATCAGCATATCTACCTTTTATTCGGCGAAGTGGAATTGTTCAATGGCGTTGGTCTTCCTGAACGGGTGCGTGCGGGAGCCACAGGCGCGCCCTTAGCTCACCAGCAGCCGCGGCCTTGTTCTGCCGTCGCAATATCAGACACGACTGTGTTGCGAATTGATAGCGACCTGCTTGATCGATCGCTGAGCTGGAGCCAGATCTCACAATATTTGATGTCTGAACTTGCGCTGCAGCGGGATCTGGATGAAGACATTGAGTGGATGCAGACCGTGGTCAACTCCAATTTGTTTTTGAAAGTTCCGCCTGTAAACGTCGAGCGAATTTTCGCCCGCCTCACGCCGATGGTTGTGCACGCGGGAGAGCGAATTCTGCGTCAAGGGGAGATTGGCGATTGCTGTTATTTCATTAAAGAGGGTGAGGCGGTTGTTGGCGTGTATAACGATGTCACCGCAGCCGTAGACAATGTCGCTAAAATTGGCCCCGGCCGCTGTTTCGGGGAAGATGCTCTTGTGTATGAGAAGCCGCGGAACGCCAACATTACGATGACTACCGACGGCGTGTTAATGCGACTGGAGCAAGCGGATTTTGATCTTCTGTTGCAGGAGGCAAGCGTGGATGAGGTGGCGGCCAATGAGTTGGGAGCCCTACCGGAGTTTCCCATACTAATTGATGTGCGCACAGACGAAGAGTACGCTGCTGGTCATTTGGCGTGCTCAGGCAATATTCCACTCAGTTTACTGAGTATGAAAAAACGTCTGCTGTCGCCGGGCAGCCGCTATGTTTTTTACTGTAACAGCGGGCGCCGTAGCCGTGCGGCAGCTTATCTCCTGGGTAAAGAGGGCTATAACGTTATGTCGCTCGCCGGAGGAATAGACGGTGCCAATTTGAGTGAGCAGCTAGTCGCAGACGAAAACTATGTGCTGCGCGATGGTCGTTTGATCTCCGGCCAATGATCGTTTACAACCATCGTTAGTTGCGCGCTGTCGGCGCGGGTTTTGTGAGTTACGCTCAGAAACAAGCGTGGAAATCCTCGCTCAGCCTGTGTCAGGAACGAGGCAATCCGGTTGTGATCAAGCAAAGTGTCGGGTTCAATCAGCCATCCTGGCTTAGTCGCCGCGAGCCATTCCAACTTGCTCAATGGGCGCCATAAGCGTTCGCCCCTCGCCAGCTCCCGCCAAAATTCCGATTCGTACATCCACTCACCTATTGTTGCTCCAGCGTAGGCTTTGGCCGGCCGCTTGGGTGCGGTTTGCCAGTGGCTAAAGAAAACGCCTTTCATCAAGTAGAGCGATTGAATATCCGCACCTGGCTCTCTCGCTGCTGCCTCGTTTAACTCAGCTGCTACAGAAGCGGCCATTGGCAATTGGTGACTGAGCATGCGCTCAAGTTTTATATCTAGGCGGTCAGCTGCATTGGGACCAACCCAGTTTGACCAGGCTGCAGGGCTGGTCGCGGTGGGCGTTAACAAATAAAATTTAATCGCCGCTTCTACATGGAGTAACGTTTTATCGGCGGCTTCAAGCAGGAAATCCAGTTCTCCCATTGTGCGCTTGCCTGCGTATATTGGGTAATTTCTTAAACAAATGCGCCAATGCTCGGGCGCCTGGTTGAACGCTTTGGCAAGTTGCTGCTCAAAATAAATGCCGAGCGGAAGTCGCGTAGGGTGGTCTGTTGCCGTTGGTACATTCGCCTGCGCACCCAATGCCTGGATTTCCAGCGGATATTTTGAACAAAAATCGCGATAGCCGCCCAGGGTACTTTGCATAAGGTTCGGTGACTGCAATGCCCAGGCGCAAGGAAGCTCGGTGTAGCGATTGGAGATAGGGTTGTTGCTCATATAGAATGGGCGCCACTTTTGATTAAACCCTGTAAGGGGATGTGCATGCAAAGTTTCAATACTATCGGGCTTATCGGGCGTCTTGCCAGTGCCAGCACTCAATATTCGCTTAAACGGCTAATCGCGTTTTTAACCGATCAGAAGCTCGAAGTATTACTGGACAAAGAAACTTCCACAATATTACCTGATTGCGAACTGCCGGTAGCAACGCGTCCGGAGCTGGCGCAGTCCTGCGATTTAATCATTGTGGTTGGCGGTGATGGCAGCTTGTTGTCGGCCGCGCGGGCGTTTGCCGGGCACGATGTGCAAATTCTTGGCATTAATCGCGGCAGATTGGGGTTTCTCACGGACATCAGCCCCGAAGATATTGAAAACAAGGTAGGCGAAGTTCTCTCCGGTCGTTATTTACTGGAACAGCGGTTTTTATTGGAATCCACACTGTTGCGTGATGACGAAGTGATGTCTACCGGGCTTGCGCTCAATGATGTAGTGATTCACCCAGGCAAGCTGATTCGCATGATAGAGTTTGAGTTATATATCGACGATGAATTTGTCTATCGTCAGCGTTCCGACGGCTTGATTATTTCATCCCCCACCGGTTCAACCGCCTACGCTTTGAGTGGTGGGGGGCCGATCATGCACCCCAATCTCGATGCTGTGGTACTTGTCCCGCTGTACCCCCATACGTTGAGCAGCCGCCCAATTGTGGTTGGCGGCAACAGTGAGATCCGCTTGATCGTCTGTGAAAATAATAATCTGAACCCGCTGGTAACCTGCGACGGCCAGAGTCAGACCATGACCCAGCCGGGCGATACTGTTTTTATCACGAAATCTGAAAAGCGGTTGAAACTGATACACCCAGAAGGGCACAACTTTTACGAAACCTGCCGCTCTAAGCTAGGGTGGGCGAGCCATACGGGCAATTAGGCATGAATAGTGGCTACGACATCATCGGCGATATTCACGGGTGTGCGAACACCTTGTGTCTGCTGTTGGAGCGTCTGGGATACGAGGAGCGCACGTCAGCCGAAGGCTGGCCGCTCTTTAGTCACCCGCAGGGGCGCAAAGTCGTTTTTCTAGGCGATATTGTGGATCGCGGGCCGCGCATCCGGGAATCGCTGCACGTGGTAAAAAATATGGTCGATGCCGGTTGCGCACATTGTGTAATGGGCAATCACGAATACGATGCCCTGGGTTACACCACGAAAGCACCAAAAATATCGGGCAAAACCTGGGTGCGCGAACACACGCCGCGCAATAACCGTTTAATCGCAGAAACACTCAATCAATTCGCGTCTTACCCCGAAGAGTGGCGTATGTTTCTGGACTGGTTCCAAACGCTGCCCGTATTTCTGGAGCTGTCAGGATTTCGCGCTGTGCATGCATGTTGGGATCAGCAGCTCATCGACGAATTTATCACAACGTATGACGGCAACACGGTTGACGCCAGCTTTGTCCGCGACTCTGCTATTAGCGGTACTTTTGCCGGGCGCTTTATGGATCGGGTGACGCGAGGTACCGATCTGTCTTTACCGGACGGACGTAAAATTCTCGGTCGCGATGGTTTGGAGAGAGGCTTTTTTCGCACCAAATTTTGGGCTGATTCACCGGAAACACTTGAAGATGTGGTTTTTCAACCGGATCCTCTGCCAGAGGACATCGGTGTACAAACGCTCACACGCGAACAAAAACTCGCGTTGGTGTCGTACAGCTCAGAGCAGATCCCTGTCTTTATCGGGCACTATTGGCTCGATGGTGAACCCAGGCCTCTCAAAGACAACCTCGCGTGTCTCGATTATAGCGCCGTAAAATACGGCCGCTTAACCTGCTATAGGTATGATGGTGAAACTGTTCTCAGCGCCGATAAGTTTGCGTGGGAGCAGGTCACCCAAGACCCTGTGCCCGGTCGGTTTGATTAAATGAATTGGATTAAAGCCGCAGAATTCCCCGCAGCTGAGTCATTGCAGGGTTTAAATAATTATTTGACCACACACAATGTAGCGCATCGGTTTACTGAAGAGCGAGGTTGTCAGGTGTTGTGGCTGGCTCATCCGGCCGATGCTGTGTGGGTAGAGCGCTATTTTAACGGTGATGCAAACGTTGAGTTAGCGACTGATAAAGAAACGATTGAACAACAGCGATTCGCCGCCAATAATCAAGCCAGGGATCAAATAGGCTTCGCGGATTCTTTGCGTATTTTTCCATTTACTCTCGCGACTATTGTGTTAGGGCTGTGTGGTTATTTGTATATTACATACATCTGGCCTACAGGACTGCCCGACTATTTTTTTATGCAACCATTGAATGAGCTGCGTCAGACACACCAGTGGTGGCGCCTTTTGACGCCAGCCTTTTTGCACTTTGGTGTTATGCACGCGCTTTTTAATTGCCTGTGGATATGGGAGTTGGGGCGGCGTATTGAAGTGTTCACTGGCCGTAAAAGTACCGTCGTACTATTTTTGATTAGTGCCATTGGCGCCAATCTCGTACAGTATTTTAGTGGTGGTGGGAGCGTCCAGTTTGGCGGGCTTTCTGGCGTTGTATACGCTTACCTGGGCTATTTGCTCGTGTGGACTCGGGTGTCTGATCACCCGCTAATTAAAATTCCGCCCGGAATTTTCGTATTTATGCTTGTGTGGCTCGCTTTGGGTTACCTGGGCATTATCGATTTACTTTTTTCGACCTCCCTGGCCAATGGCGCTCACCTGGGCGGCCTGGTTGCGGGAATTCTATTTGCGGCTGCGCAATACTTTT comes from Teredinibacter turnerae and encodes:
- a CDS encoding cyclic nucleotide-binding domain-containing protein; the protein is MIFSSGASVHEPYYVSEASTDTLHAQAVASAGTLVPLNALQPRFLADLAPHIAVQALSAGDLLFAEGTVDHQHIYLLFGEVELFNGVGLPERVRAGATGAPLAHQQPRPCSAVAISDTTVLRIDSDLLDRSLSWSQISQYLMSELALQRDLDEDIEWMQTVVNSNLFLKVPPVNVERIFARLTPMVVHAGERILRQGEIGDCCYFIKEGEAVVGVYNDVTAAVDNVAKIGPGRCFGEDALVYEKPRNANITMTTDGVLMRLEQADFDLLLQEASVDEVAANELGALPEFPILIDVRTDEEYAAGHLACSGNIPLSLLSMKKRLLSPGSRYVFYCNSGRRSRAAAYLLGKEGYNVMSLAGGIDGANLSEQLVADENYVLRDGRLISGQ
- a CDS encoding sodium:proton antiporter; protein product: MICDHDELAQAVMFFGENGFIAKEMLYTEFEALLDGYVLSHDWQNRQARAVFVEIDARYRIKTAIFFRIDFNAKGEVDASWNVPLRQLTDNALRGPDLGAGPIRLVCASQCPIKYFQSALWDPKLTAAANQLGALKKAATRNRLGIQFRDDPDMEALPSGGETVNAEQLHRQLSDEIRSEYAKELRNQMALMLKDQRLRNSTLARESEDSIAVLKRAHSEQIEDYRAIIEEKNRALTEEQARNLELKETIDGQAKKIEGLREYFEHKLEKVEGEGTSLVNTLRENHQTEIDAKISAATAELKDLLRMREVELVNRVEEESLLRDEIARLRTQNQLLVSHGGDDILGHMVGAGISFVSYQPGAGHITIPVADIPRYMENASAYAAEQCGVSEERYLAWLEHYQAPVCSAVDENGSMCGDNIARTANPADFHCGDQDRCTAHKDINGNQTLKYAGS
- the topA gene encoding type I DNA topoisomerase, translated to MGKSLVIVESPAKAKTINKYLGNQYIVKSSVGHIRDLPTSGSAKSTTDPKARAKQAALTRKMSAEEKEVYKQNKAREQLINRMGIDPDNEWQAHYEILPGKEKVVAELRKLADQADHIFLATDLDREGEAIAWHLQESIGGDPTRYRRVVFNEITKNAIQEAFKSPGMLDINRVNAQQARRFLDRVVGYMVSPLLWEKIARGLSAGRVQSVAVRLVSERESEIRAFIPEEYWEVKAQLDTAKGERAKYEVKRFKDEAFKPVNEAQAMAAKSALESAAYQVTEREDKPTKSNPSAPFITSTLQQAASTRLGYGVKKTMMMAQRLYEAGYITYMRTDSTNLSKEAVENCRTFIQQEYGDRYLPKAPNVYSSKEGAQEAHEAIRPSDVTTRPNQLSGMERDAERLYNLIWQQFVACQMTPAEFTSSSLKVSAGDYELRARGRVIRFDGFMKVMPPVSRKEEDTLLPDVKVGDNLDLHEILASQHFTKPPARYTEAALVKELEKRGIGRPSTYASIISTIQDRGYVHVENKRFYANKMGDIVTERLIESFSDLMDYGFTANMEAALDTVAEGDKDWLDLLNEFYADFTVKLEMAQNSTAGMRRNEPVETDIDCGNCGRKMQIRTGSTGVFLGCSGYALPPKERCKNTMNLVSGDEAVNIDEDEDAESRQLRQKRRCKICNTAMDSYLLDEQRKLHICGRNPDCDGYEVEQGVFKIKGYDGPLIECDKCGSDMQLKSGRFGKYFGCTNDECKNTRKLLRNGEAAPPKMDPVDMPELACEKVEDHYVLRDGASGLFLAASQFPKNRETRAPYIKELLPHKDEIDPKYAFLFKAPTQDDNGNDTLVRYSRKTKEQYVQSEVEGKATGWKAFYDGGKWQVSGTAKPTKATPKAKATRKKKS
- a CDS encoding 1-aminocyclopropane-1-carboxylate deaminase/D-cysteine desulfhydrase, encoding MAIKPSSTLAANLKSVLSGDSLLPLLRTTPIERISTPASTDAMLEVSMVRLDALCPYLGGNKIFKLWGYLRHYLASGETRPIASFGGAYSNHLHALAYACHFLGVPMVAYVRGERCNDLSPTLADLEALNVVLKFVSRAQYRAKQDAEWRRLQGDYFWVEEGGGGDLGTLGAAELGRFLRSELTYEPGATLSVMLACGTATTLAGVLKGMSGGARENISVVGVSALKNAEHGLVRQVESLLGNVDPLINWRIEGSFHCGGFGRLPDYLADFVQNFETENRIKLDPIYTAKLLFALDTLAAQDVWPGGTKITVVHSGGLQGRRGFQL
- a CDS encoding metallophosphoesterase — its product is MNSGYDIIGDIHGCANTLCLLLERLGYEERTSAEGWPLFSHPQGRKVVFLGDIVDRGPRIRESLHVVKNMVDAGCAHCVMGNHEYDALGYTTKAPKISGKTWVREHTPRNNRLIAETLNQFASYPEEWRMFLDWFQTLPVFLELSGFRAVHACWDQQLIDEFITTYDGNTVDASFVRDSAISGTFAGRFMDRVTRGTDLSLPDGRKILGRDGLERGFFRTKFWADSPETLEDVVFQPDPLPEDIGVQTLTREQKLALVSYSSEQIPVFIGHYWLDGEPRPLKDNLACLDYSAVKYGRLTCYRYDGETVLSADKFAWEQVTQDPVPGRFD
- a CDS encoding DUF6586 family protein, with amino-acid sequence MPPLADNLAVRVNEHLLFAQLLLADGERSACVDGAHPQTQRAYLQAVIIQLDLALACYCGEILGATPSSDILRTSVTHIDDSGGDSRLVELRELHRSHDSWLAQLCRFNDQIRQGQVASPSREQEVSANLIAVSAETGDFWSEGSFDVIEHIRDSLDRFIANQRDLAQEY
- a CDS encoding NAD(+) kinase; translation: MQSFNTIGLIGRLASASTQYSLKRLIAFLTDQKLEVLLDKETSTILPDCELPVATRPELAQSCDLIIVVGGDGSLLSAARAFAGHDVQILGINRGRLGFLTDISPEDIENKVGEVLSGRYLLEQRFLLESTLLRDDEVMSTGLALNDVVIHPGKLIRMIEFELYIDDEFVYRQRSDGLIISSPTGSTAYALSGGGPIMHPNLDAVVLVPLYPHTLSSRPIVVGGNSEIRLIVCENNNLNPLVTCDGQSQTMTQPGDTVFITKSEKRLKLIHPEGHNFYETCRSKLGWASHTGN
- a CDS encoding rhomboid family intramembrane serine protease, whose translation is MNWIKAAEFPAAESLQGLNNYLTTHNVAHRFTEERGCQVLWLAHPADAVWVERYFNGDANVELATDKETIEQQRFAANNQARDQIGFADSLRIFPFTLATIVLGLCGYLYITYIWPTGLPDYFFMQPLNELRQTHQWWRLLTPAFLHFGVMHALFNCLWIWELGRRIEVFTGRKSTVVLFLISAIGANLVQYFSGGGSVQFGGLSGVVYAYLGYLLVWTRVSDHPLIKIPPGIFVFMLVWLALGYLGIIDLLFSTSLANGAHLGGLVAGILFAAAQYFFIVRRSRTGEP
- a CDS encoding DUF1853 family protein produces the protein MSNNPISNRYTELPCAWALQSPNLMQSTLGGYRDFCSKYPLEIQALGAQANVPTATDHPTRLPLGIYFEQQLAKAFNQAPEHWRICLRNYPIYAGKRTMGELDFLLEAADKTLLHVEAAIKFYLLTPTATSPAAWSNWVGPNAADRLDIKLERMLSHQLPMAASVAAELNEAAAREPGADIQSLYLMKGVFFSHWQTAPKRPAKAYAGATIGEWMYESEFWRELARGERLWRPLSKLEWLAATKPGWLIEPDTLLDHNRIASFLTQAERGFPRLFLSVTHKTRADSAQLTMVVNDHWPEIKRPSRST